A single genomic interval of Gopherus evgoodei ecotype Sinaloan lineage chromosome 11, rGopEvg1_v1.p, whole genome shotgun sequence harbors:
- the LOC115659827 gene encoding antigen-presenting glycoprotein CD1d-like encodes KQFPAHHVAENNFAGCLQAACLRPLVLTEGSFCSSSALCSHRRTHLEERPYRCNECRKSFNQSPNLIQHQRIHTGERPYNCPDCGNSFSQKSALVQHQRPHTKRRSSPSVPPGTLTLRLLKTTIYHNANSTNMEGMALLGDLGTHSMDCSTCKIRFLQPWAHQGLTPKQWQGLETVLHNYVSKFILLMNKVVKDEDEHYPFVLQASIGCELHPNGTSRQFCDAAVNGEDFISFSVDEGTWVAQRGDKLALSIRDLLNQDKSAAAVAQFLLRTMCINELKSFVQYGKESLERQEKPVAVVFARAPSPSGTPAVVLLVCRVTSFYPRPVRVAWLQDGEEVAAGWRLNSSGILPNADLTYQLRSSLAVGPGDGHSYACRVQHSSLGGQSLLLPWGQGPGSESGEREAEQV; translated from the exons AAACAGTTCCCGGCTCACCATGTCGCAGAAAATAACTTTGCAGGCTGCCTGCAggctgcgtgtttgagacccctggtcttgACTGAGGGAAGTTTCTGTAGCAGCTCAGCCCTTTGCAGTCACCGGAGAACCCACCTTGAGGAGAGACCCTACAGATGCAACGAGTGCAGGAAAAGCTTTAATCAAAGCCCCAACCTTAttcagcatcagagaatccacacaggagagagaccctataactGCCCCGACTGCGGGAACAGCTTCAGTCAGAAATCAGCCCTTGTTCAGCATCAGCGACCTCACACAAAGAGACGCT CCTCCCCTTCTGTCCCCCCAGGGACTCTCACCCTCCGGCTGCTCAAAACCACCATCTACCACAATGCCAATTCTACAAACATGGAGGGGATGGCCTTGCTCGGGGACCTGGGGACCCACTCCATGGATTGCAGCACCTGCAAGatccgcttcctgcagccctgggcCCACCAGGGCCTCACTCCAAAGCAGTGGCAGGGCTTGGAGACAGTGCTCCATAACTATGTGTCCAAATTCATCCTTCTTATGAACAAAGTGGTTAAGGATGAAGACGAGCACT ACCCCTTTGTCCTTCAGGCCTCCATCGGCTGCGAGCTCCACCCCAATGGCACCTCACGGCAGTTCTGTGATGCCGCGGTGAACGGGGAGGATTTCATCAGCTTCAGCGTGGATGAGGGCACCTGGGTTGCTCAGCGCGGGGATAAGCTGGCCCTCAGCATCCGAGACCTTTTAAACCAGGATAAGAGCGCGGCTGCCGTGGCTCAGTTTCTCCTGAGAACAATGTGTATCAATGAACTCAAGAGCTTTGTCCAGTACGGGAAAGAGTCtctggagagacaag AGAAGCCGGTCGCTGTGGTGTTTGCCCGAGCACCTTCCCCATCCGGGACCCCAGCAGTGGTACTGCTGGTTTGCCGGGTCACCAGTTTCTACCCCCGTCCTGTCCGTGTGGCCTGGCTGCAGGACGGGGAGGAGGTGGCAGCGGGCTGGAGGTTGAACTCCAGCGGGATCCTGCCCAACGCGGACCTGACCTACCAGCTGCGCagctccctggctgtggggccAGGTGACGGGCACAGCTACGCCTGCCGGGTGCAGCACAGCAGTCTAGGGGGCCAgagcctgctgctcccctggg GGCAGGGTCCGGGCAGtgagagtggggagagggaggcagagcaGGTGTAG